A section of the Mastomys coucha isolate ucsf_1 unplaced genomic scaffold, UCSF_Mcou_1 pScaffold15, whole genome shotgun sequence genome encodes:
- the LOC116091719 gene encoding olfactory receptor 4A5-like has protein sequence MACICFKACATNTRHKNLIFKFLTTTFLLAYILAHNSVMIICIMMTLSPSLGSPMYFFLAYLSIMDAVYSTAISPKLIMDLLSEKKTISFTACMGQLFTDHLFGGAEVFLLLVMAYDRYVAICKPLHYLTIMNRQICILLLVIAWVGGFVHSVIQLAFVSTLPFCGPNVIDHFICDMYPLLTLACSDTYFIGLTVVANGGVICMVIFILLLISYVFILRSLNNYSQEGRRKALSTCSSHITVVVLFFVPCIFIYVRPVSNFPIDKSISVVFTVITPMLNPLIYTLRNSEMKNAMQKLWCKTTTIGRVRAHSPH, from the exons gcatgtgccaccaatacCCGGcacaaaaatttaatttttaaatttcttacaaCTACATTTCTTCTGGCATACATATTAGCTCATAATTCTGTAATGATAATTTGTATCATGATGACTTTA AGCCCCTCCTTGGGCTCCCCAATGTACTTCTTCCTTGCTTATCTGTCAATCATGGATGCTGTTTATTCTACTGCCATCTCACCCAAGTTGATTATGGACTTACTGTCTGAAAAAAAGACCATCTCATTCACAGCTTGCATGGGTCAACTCTTTACTGATCATTTATTTGGTGGTGCTGAGGTCTTCCTGCTGCTGGTAATGGCCTATGATCGCTATGTAGCCATTTGTAAGCCTCTTCACTATTTGACCATCATGAATCGGCAAATTTGCATCCTTCTGTTGGTGATAGCCTGGGTTGGTGGCTTTGTACATTCTGTGATTCAACTTGCTTTTGTGTCTACTCTCCCTTTCTGTGGACCCAATGTCATTGACCACTTTATCTGTGACATGTACCCACTCTTGACACTTGCATGCAGTGATACATACTTCATTGGTCTTACTGTGGTTGCGAATGGTGGAGTAATCTGTATggtcatttttattcttctcctAATCTCCTATGTATTCATCCTAAGATCTCTTAACAACTATAGTCAAGAAGGGAGACGGAAAGCCTTGTCCACCTGCAGCTCCCACATCACTGTGGTTGTGCTTTTTTTTGTCCcctgcatttttatttatgttaggCCAGTGTCTAACTTTCCCATTGATAAGTCAATAAGTGTAGTTTTTACAGTTATCACTCCCATGCTGAACCCTTTAATATATACTCTGAGAAATTCAGAGATGAAAAATGCAATGCAAAAACTCTGGTGTAAAACAACAACTATAGGCAGAGTCAGAGCGCACTCCCCACACTGA